Within Spinacia oleracea cultivar Varoflay chromosome 4, BTI_SOV_V1, whole genome shotgun sequence, the genomic segment CAAGGAATTATTATCGTGTTAccaagtggtatactagagcttagtttcagtcCTACTTAATTTGTAGTAGattatactacaaagtggtattcagGAGCTTAAGGCTACTTTGTAGTAATTAgtattacaaagtggtatttgcagagctctactTTAAGAGATTCTTTGCATTAAATAGTAATGCAAGGTGGTaattccttaaactacgatttaaAAGCCACTTAatagtaattcatactattTGAGTGGTTTTACGGAACTTTAggatgttttgaaattttattttcctaaagttaaaatgttatttttgagtacttaatattttgaaaagtcaaataactattatttaagtttatttgaaattaagttgaattttttaattttcatttatttaatttaaaattcatccaaaatattAGTTAAATTCGAAATGAATTCGAATTAATTCTCgaattcttttaatttttgaatATTCGTGGAATTTCcgaaaaaattatttattaatccgaatttaattaattatttattatttatttatttaattattttcggaactattttatttactcgagtttaattaaaataaattattctGTTACTCATTAATAATTTTCGATTTAATTCgaataatttcaactaaattaggagttatttattaactattttcgaaagttattattattaagtgaggaaagggtagattaagaagggcatactTAGACTAAATATGTATTTAAGTGTCTTTTATATGCTAAGTGTTTACTTAACTGGAATGTATCTAAagctttgatcatgttttgttttgctatatgattatttgcatcataattcatgattaagcatgtacttgtgcgtCCAATTTGTTCAAGCTTAATTTATGTTCTTTTGAGGGATTGATTTCTTTTGTtgggaacgcgttagtaagacgtTTAAGGTGTGGACTTTCAGGATTTAATATGTTTCCCTCAAAGTTTTCCATCCTAGGACAACTAGAGAAGCTGGATTGTGAACCTCTGCACTTGTATAAAAATTGAATTTTCATGCAACTACTTCGATACAATCGAAGATATGCCACATCTAAGGAATAGGGATGTTATGTTCGAAATGGTCATTTATTGCTTGCCTCATAGGACAACATACATTGCACTTAAGAATAAGTTTCATGATATTCATTATGAGGATGGTACTCCTAATTTTAATAAGTATGGTACTggagatggtagatggaggtatGGCACTGAGGTCATGACCACTATCCTAGATCTTGCTGAAAAGAGTTATGAAGAAGGTAGACTAGTAGAAAGATTTAACCTAGATCTTATAGAAGGAGATGATGATATTGAGGATGCAATGAATGAGGATGagaatgaggatagtgatgatgttgtagttgagattgagaatcctaatcTTGTAATCCCCGAACATACTATTGAGAAATCTAGTGGATTTGAGGTAGAGCGTGAAGCTAATGATGAGCCACACCAAGATGATGAGGGTATGGAGTATGATTCTGATCCTGAAGAAGACATGGATGATCCTGAAGATCAAGACTTCACTCCAGAGCACTACAAcaaaagaaatgatcgtcgtgacgCCTTTAGCATATGAGCATTgtaatagtttaattatttattttcgttgaaTAAAAAAGTAGCAAAGGTACTACTTATGGTTTAGTAATGattaatttatggttttagtggAACAAACTTATTATCTAAAGGATGTAGAACTCTCTTCATTGAAGCAATAAAGTACTTAGTTTCTTTCGTTATTCTTCAAGTTCTAAGttctaagttatttaaattcaAGTGAGTTTGAGCAATCAATGCAAAGGGATTATGTGTTTTATTTCtcgaattaattattaattaagtgCATCGTGGTTAGTTACCAATTAGCTAGGTGATACGAACAAGATTGGGGAAATGGCCATGGGTGGCGCCATTATTCCCATGAAGTTTGAAATTTCTTGATGCATTATTGCATATAATTTGATTGTTTGTTGATCTGTAACCTTAGTGTTATCCAAGGTGGATGAATTGGATGTAGGATTCCATGTATTCAAAAAGTAAAGTTGTGTTTTCTCATACCCATTAAACctaaccaatccattcctagacgGATCCATGTtattggttggccatgttcaaagccaagatcGACTGTGAGCAGCAGAAGATTCATTTGAGGTCTATCTTAAGAAAAGTAGTGTCCTATCGACATTTTGGTAAACCTAGAAGTGTAGGAattatcacggcaatggaactcgtgaagttaGTCAGTAAAGGAAACCCagtttcttatgcaatgtgagaaacctcGAACATGTAACTAAGGATCAACCTGAGGACATTGCTGTAGTGAATGAATatttggacgtgtttccggaagagatcccgagAATGCAGCTCaaccgacctattgactttaccctAGATTTAGTACCTGGAACTACACCTATTACGAAAGCTCCATatagaatggctccagcagaaatgagtgagttgaaagGTCAATTAGAGGATTTTCTAGAGAAGGGTTATATCAGACCTAGTGCATCACCATGGGGAgcaccagtcttgtttgtgaagaagaaggatggaagtatgagactCCGTATAGACTGCATCGAACTCAAAAATGTtaaaatcaagaataagtatcctttgcctaggataaatgaaatgtttgaccagttgaaaggagcaggaatattTTCGAAGAtagatttgcgttcgggttatcaccaattgagaatcaaagatcacgatataccaacaactgcatttaggactagatacagtcattatgagttcactgttatgccttttgggttaaacaATGacacctgcaatatttatggacgtAATGAAtcgtgtattccatgcatttttggacaagtttgtagtggttttcatagatgatatcctAGTATATTTTAAGAGTGAAAAAGATCAGGCGGAACGCTTGAGGTCTGTATTGAGTACGTtaagagataaccagttgtatgccaaattctcgaaaTGTGAATTATGGCTGGAAaaggttgcatttttgggacattttgtgtttAAGGAAGGAGTTGTGGTAGACCCTGTAAATATTAAAGCttttagtgaatggcctacacctaagagtgtcaccgatattcgaagttttcttggtttagctggatattatagGCGTTTTGTGCAATGCCAAGCTAATGAATacttgatgaaaaaggaagCTAGGTTTGAGTGTAATGATCAATGTGAGGAAACCTTCTAAGCCCTGATGACTTGATTAACAACCGCGTCAGTGCTAACTCTACCAGATGGAGGTGATACCTACGATGTGTACAGGGATGCGTCGAataatggtttagggtgtgtattgatgtatAACGAGAAGGTCATTGTgtatgcgtcaaggcagttgaaaccatatgaagtcaattaccctacccatgacttaGAACTAGCTgtcatagtgtttgcattgaagatatggagaactATCtctatggtgtgaaatgtaacATATTCACAAAACACAAGAGTCTGAAGTACATTTTTACACAAAAGCACTTGAATATGCGTCAAATAAGATGGTTGGACTTGATCAAGGATTATGATTTTGACATCCAATATCACGAGGGGAAAGCCAACGTAGTttcggatgccttgagtaggaaatcgaCCCATAGTATGAAtgtgttagtagttgctaacgagctgtgcaaGGATACGcaacaattgaatttagaaatagTAAATGGTGAATGTCTAGAGAGAATAATGAAAGCATTGACTATCCAACCG encodes:
- the LOC130471778 gene encoding uncharacterized protein; this encodes MQLNRPIDFTLDLVPGTTPITKAPYRMAPAEMSELKGQLEDFLEKGYIRPSASPWGAPVLFVKKKDGMLTLPDGGDTYDVYRDASNNGLGCVLMYNEKVIVTSCHSVCIEDMENYLYGVKCNIFTKHKSLKYIFTQKHLNMRQIRWLDLIKDYDFDIQYHEGKANVVSDALSRKSTHSMNVLVVANELCKDTQQLNLEIVNGECLERIMKALTIQPSLFYEIKEKQNEDIKLEKIMEKLLQGK